Part of the Aquimarina sp. MAR_2010_214 genome is shown below.
CATCCTTGTAACCGTCTTTGGTTGCACTTGTATTATCAGAAGAGGTTACTTCTTCTATTTTATCTTTTACTGCTGGATCTCTGAGTTTATTTAACAAAAAATACAGCCCACCAATGATGAGTACGACTATAAGTATTTTTGAAAATGGTGTTAATCTTTTTCTTGCCATGATAATTGACTGGTTTTTAGTTGTTAATCCTCAAAATTAAATAAGTCTGAGTATTGATTATTTTGGTGTTTTTGTTTTACAATAGGAGCATCAAGATCTACACTATGTTGATCATGTACCAATAGGTCTTTTTGATTACCTAAAATAAGAGAAACTCCTTCATTTTCCCATTTTTCGAGTAATTCAAGTCCTTCTTCTTCAAATATTCCATTTTGAAGATCAATAGAATCCATAAAATTGGTAGACATCTCCATGAAACGTTCCATCTCTCCTATTTTCATACTTACATCATCTGCAATTGCTTCGAGTGCACGATCAAACATTTCTTTTTTATCATTATTACCTGCTATGATATTCATTGCCGATTTCATAGCAGAATGCCCAGCTCTTACCGCTTTTCTTTCTTGCTCTTTTACCATTACCTGATCCTCAATATCTTCTAATAAAATCTCAGAGTTTTCGTACATTTTCACTAATACTCTATATAAAATTTCCATTTTTTTATAGAGTTCGTCAAGCTTCATATTCGATTCTTTCAATCTTCCTGCCTTTCTGGATTTAAGGATCATAATCCCTTTTTTATCCTTTTCTTTGGCTGCACTCGCTAACTTCAAGTTATTATTGATACTCTTTTTATTATCATACATGATTTGCTGTAAACGTTTCATTTGTCCTTTCAGCACAGCAATCTGTTTATTCATTTTCTTAAGATTATCCTTAAGATCATCTATATAACTTTTTAGAATACCAATAGGGTCTATTTGAATAAAAATCCCAGTTAGCCATCTCATAAAAGATTTATACATATAAAAAATGAGGTTTCTCATTTTTGGATCAAGCACAATGTAAATCAACGCTCCAAGAACAGCCAATAAAATACCTAAGTATAATGTGTTTTCTACAATGGTAATTAAAAAGGGAAGTACTTTATACAGCCCATATAATCCTCCTGCTCCTAAAAGTCCCATAAACAGCATTCCTGTTTTACCTTCGGGTTTTTTCCAAAATGATTTTGGTTTTATTGAGTTCTCCATTTATTTTAAGTATTTCTGCATTTTAACTTTATCTTCCTCAAGTTGAGATTTTAAATGATCATACGATAATTTAAAATCGTTTTGTGTTTTATTGATCTTGGCATTACTTTCTTCTATTTTACCTTTTAGATCTGTGATCTGCTTTTGATGTTTAGCAATTTCTTCAGTAAGCTTTTTTATCTCTGCAGATTTTTCTTTTATAATAGACTCGAATTGAGCAACTTCTCTTTCTCTACCCGATACTTTATCGTTAAACTGGTTTTTAAAGGCTCCTAAAAACTGTTCGTTTTCTTTATCGAGAACTCCAATATAAAAATTAGTAGTTTGCAATAGTTTATCTAGAGTAACTCCCATAGTAGAAGCCGTTGCAAAAGCCGAGCGGTATTTGGTAGCCTCATCCATAGGCATTTTCTCTAAGGCCTTTAATGATTTCTTATATTCAAGATAATCAAATCCTTCCAAATTATTTTTTTCGATAGCTTGTAATAGCTTTTCTATAATTTTAGCATCTATAACTCCCGAAGACCCTGAATTGACTACTTTATTAGGAAGTGGAGGTGGCGTTTTGGTTGGTGGATTCTTATCTGATTTGGTGTCATCATTTTTAGCTGATTCCTGTTTTGGTTTATTCTCTTCTTCAGAATCATCAACTATAAATAATGACTTCAAGTTTTTTAACATGGCTAGTGAATTTAAACAAATTTAAAAAAATAAGCGTAGCATACCGTTGTAAGGGTCAAAATTACGCAAACATCTTCTATTTAATAGGTATTGTTTATCATAAAAACGTTACAAATAAGGTTACTTCATAATTTTATTCCAAGCTATTTTCAAGCCCAAAAGTAGTAGTAAGAAAAACATCACCAGATATTGAATTTTCCCTACAAAGAAAACTCCAAAAAACATCCTTTGCAGTACATATGTAATTATAAATGTTATCAGTACTATTATAAAAAGTCCCGATAATCTTCCGAATCCTGGTATTCTAGACATCGGAACAGTTTTATTGACAATAACTAAGGTAATAATCATAGAGATTAAAGGCGCGAAATACGTTACTAAATCTACTTGTAACAGATTTGTTTTTAAAAAGAAAAAACTATACAAAACAAGTATTAGAGCTAACATCCCCGGGATTGTAACCGCATATACCAATATACCATATAAGTAAGTAATCGGAGACGTAAAATTTTTCTGATTTACAAAAAGCAATCCAATCAAAGAAATTGCTATAATTATCATAAAATATCCCAATATTAGATTGGGATTATTTGAGAACCAATGTATAAAGTCTTGTACAGTCATTAAGAGTAAATGTACAAATTAAAGTTTTATCCGTCTAAACAACTAATTTTATGCAAATAACAGCTGATAAAAATCTAAACTGATTACAATTAGATCATTTATTTAGGAATAGCGCAAGAATACAATTTCTTATATGCTTTCTGCAGAAATTCTTTTCATCAGATTATTTAACTAATTTTGAAACCAATTCATTTCACACATAAGAATGACAAAATTACGGCCTATTATGTTTGTAGGAACAGGATCAGATGTTGGGAAGAGCATTCTTGTTACTGGTATTTGTAGACTCCTGAAACAAAAAGGATATGCTCCCGCTCCATTTAAGGCGCAAAACATGTCACTTAATAGTTTTGTAACCCCTGATGGATTAGAAATAGGGAGAGCGCAAGCTGTACAGGCCGAAGCATGCAAAATTGATTGCACTACAGACATGAATCCCATCTTATTAAAACCTTCTGGGGCAAATAAGTCTCAAATCGTTTTGCATGGCAAACCTATTGGTGATCAAACTAGTAAAGAGTACTTCTTAGGAAATAATAAACAACAACTTTTTGAAGAAGCCAAAACCGCATTTCTTCGACTTCAGGAAAAATATAATCCTATTATTTTAGAAGGAGCAGGAAGCATTAGCGAACTTAATCTAAAGCATCGCGATATTGTAAATATGCGAATGGCACAAGCGGCCGACGCAGATGTATACCTTATTGCAGATATTGATAAAGGAGGCGTTTTTGCAAGTGTATATGGCTCGATAGCCCTGCTCGAACCCTGGGAAAAGAAACTGGTAAAAGGAGTAATTATCAACAAATTTAGAGGAGATATTTCTTTATTTGAAGATGGAAAAAAGACATTAGAAAAACTAACTGGAATTCCTGTTTTAGGAGTTGTACCCTATGCCAGTGACATTTATATTGAAGAAGAAGACTCTGTAGCCTTACAGAAAAAGGAAAAAACCATAGTAAATGGGTTAGTGAATATCGTAGTGGTCTTATTACCCTATATTTCTAATTATACCGATTTTAATGTACTGGAAAAGGATGCAAGAACACATCTCTTTTATTCTAATGATCCCAAAAACATATCTGAAGCTGATATTATTATACTTCCCGGTAGTAAAAACACCATTCAGGATCTTATATTTCTTAGAGAAAAAGGCATTGCTAAGGTAATATTAGAGGCTCACAAATCACAAAAAACCATTATTGGTATTTGTGGCGGATATCAGATGCTAGGAAAAATGATAGAAGACCCTCTGGGAGTCGAAAGTGATATTAAAACGCTTCCTGGATTAGGTATTTTACCAATAACCACGCAGCTGACTTCAGAGAAGATTACTACGCAATGTAGCTTTACTTTTAAAAAATATCCAGAAACCATTTCGGGATATGAAATCCATATGGGAGAAACTACTGTTGAAGATCATCAACCCTTAAATTATATCGATGGCCAACCAGAAGGGTATATCCAGGGGAATTGTTGGGGAACCTATATTCATGGAATTTTGGATCACTTGGTTGTCATTGAAGACCTGTTACAAAATTTCACCAATACCAAAACATCTTTTGATTATAAAGCCTATAAAGAAGAGAATTATGATAAGTTAGCTGCTTTATTAGAAAAAAGCATTGATCTAGACGCTATTATTTCTGAAATGCATACCATATTATGATATACGGACACGGTGATGACGGCTATCGCTACGCAATACCATTTAAAGCAAATTTTAGTTCTAACATTTGGCCTGAAGGGACTTCAGAGCAGTTACTTTCATATCTTAGAGAGCAGCTACCTCTTATTGCTAATTACCCAACTCCAAATGCAGATGTATTAACGCAACAAGTAGCAAATCATCATGGATTAAATTCATCACAAGTAATAATAACTAACGGAGCTACAGAAGCTTTTTATAATATAACTCCTCTTTTTTCTGGTAAAAAAGCAGCCATAGGTATTCCTACCTTTTCTGAGTATGAAGATGCTTGTTTAAGGAGTAGCATGAAAATCAAGCACTTTGATCGTTCTGAAGTACTAAACACCTCTTTTCAGGAAGATCTCGTATTTCTCTGTAACCCTAACAATCCTGATGGTTTTAGCAATACGGTTTTAGAAATAGAGAAATTAGTAACCGATTTCCCTGATACAATATTTGTTGTCGATGAAGCCTATATTGAGTTTACCCATAAGATCAAATCTTGTGTCAAGCTTCTCGAAAAGTTTGCCAATCTCATTATCATAAAATCACTAACCAAATTATTTTCGATACCAGGATTGAGGTTAGGATATATTTTGTGTAGTGCAGAAATAGGAGAAAAACTACAGCATTCTAAAATACCGTGGAGTGTTAATACCATGGCAATCGAAGCAGGGAAATATATATTTAAAAACTATAAGGCCTTATACCCGGATATGGCAACTCTTCTAGGGTATAGCATTCAGTTACAACAACAAATTGATAGATTAGATGGATTTACTGTTACCTCATCAAATACTAATTATTTTGTAGTAAAACTAGAAACACCAAGTGCTCCTCATCTCAAAGA
Proteins encoded:
- a CDS encoding cobyric acid synthase, whose protein sequence is MTKLRPIMFVGTGSDVGKSILVTGICRLLKQKGYAPAPFKAQNMSLNSFVTPDGLEIGRAQAVQAEACKIDCTTDMNPILLKPSGANKSQIVLHGKPIGDQTSKEYFLGNNKQQLFEEAKTAFLRLQEKYNPIILEGAGSISELNLKHRDIVNMRMAQAADADVYLIADIDKGGVFASVYGSIALLEPWEKKLVKGVIINKFRGDISLFEDGKKTLEKLTGIPVLGVVPYASDIYIEEEDSVALQKKEKTIVNGLVNIVVVLLPYISNYTDFNVLEKDARTHLFYSNDPKNISEADIIILPGSKNTIQDLIFLREKGIAKVILEAHKSQKTIIGICGGYQMLGKMIEDPLGVESDIKTLPGLGILPITTQLTSEKITTQCSFTFKKYPETISGYEIHMGETTVEDHQPLNYIDGQPEGYIQGNCWGTYIHGILDHLVVIEDLLQNFTNTKTSFDYKAYKEENYDKLAALLEKSIDLDAIISEMHTIL
- a CDS encoding histidinol-phosphate transaminase → MIYGHGDDGYRYAIPFKANFSSNIWPEGTSEQLLSYLREQLPLIANYPTPNADVLTQQVANHHGLNSSQVIITNGATEAFYNITPLFSGKKAAIGIPTFSEYEDACLRSSMKIKHFDRSEVLNTSFQEDLVFLCNPNNPDGFSNTVLEIEKLVTDFPDTIFVVDEAYIEFTHKIKSCVKLLEKFANLIIIKSLTKLFSIPGLRLGYILCSAEIGEKLQHSKIPWSVNTMAIEAGKYIFKNYKALYPDMATLLGYSIQLQQQIDRLDGFTVTSSNTNYFVVKLETPSAPHLKDYLAHTHQLLIRDASNFRGLGGHYIRIASQNPEKNELLIHALQQWSTLQ
- a CDS encoding PspA/IM30 family protein, which translates into the protein MENSIKPKSFWKKPEGKTGMLFMGLLGAGGLYGLYKVLPFLITIVENTLYLGILLAVLGALIYIVLDPKMRNLIFYMYKSFMRWLTGIFIQIDPIGILKSYIDDLKDNLKKMNKQIAVLKGQMKRLQQIMYDNKKSINNNLKLASAAKEKDKKGIMILKSRKAGRLKESNMKLDELYKKMEILYRVLVKMYENSEILLEDIEDQVMVKEQERKAVRAGHSAMKSAMNIIAGNNDKKEMFDRALEAIADDVSMKIGEMERFMEMSTNFMDSIDLQNGIFEEEGLELLEKWENEGVSLILGNQKDLLVHDQHSVDLDAPIVKQKHQNNQYSDLFNFED